Proteins found in one Rhizobium sp. CIAT894 genomic segment:
- a CDS encoding acyl-CoA dehydrogenase family protein → MSQSNVIFAASRNPTREDLFARAEEISADLSRRAADLDREGGPPLAEIIKLKNAGLLNALHPTSIGGGGLDWVDGLKLVRILARGESSIGQLLGYHYVNSQYIYWALEPARAHALGSETVARNLYWGAAVNPRDPGLVLTRRGNGYVLNGRKSFSTAARVSDYINANAALDDKIAGFAVPTNRPGYVANDDWDNIGQRLSDSGSVEFHDFPVYEEDFVGVPAAPDAAAPVLSTFNTPFIQLVFVNFYLGTAEGALQAAVDYVRTTTRPWITSGVERAADDPYILERVGEFTATLKASAALADSAASAVQAGLTRGPDVTARERGEAAAEAYAAKVHATHASLDITSRVFELTGARSTADKHRFDRFWRNVRTHTLHDPVFYKAREVGEFVLNDRIPEVSLYS, encoded by the coding sequence ATGAGCCAATCCAATGTGATCTTCGCGGCCAGTCGCAACCCGACACGCGAAGACCTCTTTGCCCGCGCCGAGGAAATCTCGGCCGACCTTTCCCGGCGTGCCGCCGATCTCGATCGCGAAGGCGGCCCCCCGCTTGCCGAGATCATCAAACTGAAGAATGCCGGCCTGCTCAACGCGCTGCATCCCACCAGCATCGGCGGTGGCGGTCTCGACTGGGTCGACGGGCTGAAGCTCGTGCGCATTCTTGCCCGCGGCGAAAGCTCGATCGGCCAGTTGCTCGGCTATCACTATGTCAACAGCCAATATATCTATTGGGCGCTCGAACCCGCGCGCGCCCATGCGCTGGGCAGCGAGACTGTCGCAAGGAACCTTTACTGGGGGGCGGCGGTCAATCCACGCGATCCCGGATTGGTGCTGACCCGCCGCGGCAACGGCTATGTGCTGAACGGCCGCAAATCCTTCTCCACTGCGGCCCGGGTCTCCGACTATATCAACGCCAATGCGGCCCTCGACGACAAAATCGCCGGCTTCGCCGTGCCGACCAATCGCCCCGGCTACGTCGCCAACGACGACTGGGACAATATCGGCCAGCGCCTGTCCGACAGCGGCAGCGTCGAGTTCCACGATTTCCCCGTCTATGAGGAGGATTTCGTCGGCGTTCCCGCTGCGCCCGATGCCGCAGCACCGGTGCTTTCAACCTTCAACACGCCATTCATCCAGCTGGTCTTCGTCAATTTTTATCTCGGCACGGCCGAAGGCGCGCTGCAGGCGGCTGTCGATTATGTCAGAACCACCACCCGGCCGTGGATCACCTCAGGCGTCGAGCGCGCCGCCGACGATCCCTATATCCTTGAGCGCGTCGGCGAATTCACCGCCACACTGAAGGCTTCGGCAGCCCTTGCCGACAGCGCGGCATCAGCCGTGCAGGCCGGCCTTACCCGCGGCCCCGATGTGACGGCGCGCGAGCGCGGCGAGGCGGCGGCGGAAGCCTATGCCGCCAAAGTCCACGCCACCCATGCCTCGCTCGACATCACCTCGCGCGTCTTCGAGTTGACGGGCGCACGCTCGACGGCGGACAAACACCGCTTCGACCGGTTCTGGCGCAATGTCCGCACCCACACGCTGCACGATCCGGTCTTCTACAAGGCAAGGGAAGTCGGCGAATTCGTGCTGAACGACCGGATACCGGAAGTCAGTCTCTACAGCTGA
- a CDS encoding substrate-binding domain-containing protein codes for MKSLARLALSAAVIPFIFIQGASADGLSGAPAPFDKGGVKVALISYISAGDFFQAYQAGAEAQAKALDIDLRVFPGRQDAAEQREQILQAINLGVSGIVIDHGLPESLGDVVQQALDKGIKVVAFDVNLNNPKIPQVEQSDHELASLALEQAVKDNGKDFKAGYVYVAGFAPLDRRNEVWDKFKSENTGVVEKARFGNVSDTTATSTADQAKAALTANPDISVVFAPYDEFARGVKLAANDLGISKKLKIYSADVSTADIQEITEEGSPWVATVATNPAVVGAVSIRAAVLEIAGQTVPHQITVKPTLLTQESLRAAGVKTIEELAAKIPAFSTSDAATASWIPDKLF; via the coding sequence ATGAAATCCCTCGCACGGCTTGCGCTGTCTGCCGCCGTCATTCCCTTCATCTTCATTCAGGGTGCAAGCGCCGACGGCCTGTCCGGCGCGCCGGCGCCCTTCGACAAGGGTGGCGTGAAGGTGGCGCTGATCAGCTACATCTCGGCCGGTGATTTCTTCCAGGCCTATCAGGCCGGTGCTGAGGCCCAGGCCAAGGCGCTGGATATCGACCTGCGCGTCTTCCCGGGACGGCAGGACGCCGCCGAGCAGCGGGAGCAGATCCTGCAGGCGATCAATCTCGGCGTCTCCGGCATCGTCATCGACCATGGCCTGCCGGAATCGCTCGGCGATGTCGTGCAACAGGCACTCGACAAGGGCATCAAGGTCGTGGCCTTCGACGTCAACCTCAACAATCCGAAGATCCCGCAGGTCGAGCAGAGCGATCACGAGCTCGCCTCGCTTGCCCTCGAACAGGCGGTGAAGGATAACGGCAAGGACTTCAAAGCCGGCTATGTCTATGTCGCCGGCTTTGCGCCGCTCGACCGCCGCAACGAAGTCTGGGACAAGTTCAAGTCCGAAAATACCGGCGTGGTCGAAAAGGCTCGCTTCGGCAATGTCAGCGATACGACGGCGACCTCGACCGCCGACCAGGCGAAGGCCGCGCTCACCGCCAATCCCGATATTTCTGTGGTCTTTGCCCCCTATGACGAATTCGCCCGCGGCGTGAAGCTCGCCGCCAACGATCTTGGCATATCGAAAAAACTCAAGATCTATTCGGCCGATGTCTCGACCGCCGATATCCAGGAAATCACTGAGGAAGGCAGCCCGTGGGTCGCGACCGTCGCAACCAATCCGGCCGTGGTCGGCGCAGTCTCCATCCGCGCCGCCGTCCTCGAAATAGCCGGGCAGACCGTTCCTCATCAGATCACGGTCAAACCGACGCTTCTGACGCAGGAGAGCCTGCGCGCCGCCGGCGTCAAGACGATCGAGGAACTGGCCGCAAAGATCCCAGCCTTCAGCACGAGCGATGCGGCGACCGCCAGCTGGATCCCGGACAAGCTGTTCTGA
- a CDS encoding LLM class flavin-dependent oxidoreductase encodes MTRSRQLRLGAFMRPVSLHTGAWRYPGSYPDANFNFVHLKSFAQALEQAKFDAFFMADHLAVLNMPVEALRRSHTVTSFEPFTLLSALAAVTERIGLVATASTTFDEPYHIARRFASLDHISGGRAGWNIVTTSNPDAALNFGLDEHVEHGERYHRAREFYDVVTGLWDSFADDAFIRDRESGLFFDPDKMHVLGHKGEELSVRGPLNIARPPQGWPVIVQAGQSDPGRQLAAETAEMVFCSPRDLAAGKALYAAIKGRMETIGRNREHLKILPAAFVIVGESIEEARAKRAALDSLVHYDSAIASLSIALGHDASGFDPDAPLPADIPDTNASKTGRAQVLKLAAEERLTVRQLAQRYGGYAGLAFVGTPASIADEMERWLEEEGSDGFNIVFPYLPQGLLDVTERLVPELQRRGLFRSEYDGTTLREHLGLPRPENRFFAAPT; translated from the coding sequence ATGACCCGTTCACGGCAATTGCGCCTCGGCGCCTTCATGCGTCCCGTCAGCCTGCATACCGGTGCATGGCGCTATCCCGGTTCCTACCCCGACGCCAACTTCAATTTCGTGCATCTGAAGTCCTTCGCGCAGGCGCTGGAACAGGCGAAATTCGACGCCTTCTTCATGGCCGATCACCTTGCCGTGCTCAACATGCCGGTCGAGGCGCTCAGGCGCAGCCACACGGTAACCTCCTTCGAGCCCTTCACATTGCTGTCGGCACTGGCGGCCGTGACGGAGCGCATCGGCCTCGTTGCCACCGCTTCCACCACATTCGACGAGCCCTATCATATCGCCCGACGTTTCGCCTCGCTCGATCACATTAGCGGCGGCCGTGCCGGCTGGAACATTGTCACTACGTCCAACCCCGACGCCGCGCTGAATTTCGGTCTCGACGAACATGTAGAGCATGGCGAGCGTTATCATCGCGCCCGGGAATTCTACGATGTCGTGACCGGGCTGTGGGACAGCTTCGCCGACGATGCTTTCATCCGCGACCGGGAAAGCGGCCTGTTCTTCGATCCTGACAAGATGCACGTGCTCGGCCACAAGGGGGAGGAGCTCAGCGTCCGCGGGCCGCTTAATATTGCCCGCCCGCCGCAGGGCTGGCCTGTCATCGTCCAGGCCGGCCAATCAGATCCCGGCCGCCAGCTTGCCGCCGAGACTGCCGAAATGGTCTTCTGTTCACCGCGCGATCTTGCCGCCGGCAAGGCGCTCTATGCCGCTATCAAGGGCCGCATGGAAACGATCGGCCGCAACCGCGAGCATCTGAAGATCCTGCCGGCCGCCTTCGTCATCGTCGGCGAGAGCATCGAGGAGGCACGCGCCAAGCGCGCCGCACTCGACAGCCTGGTACATTACGACAGCGCCATCGCCTCGCTCTCGATCGCGCTCGGGCATGATGCTTCCGGCTTCGATCCCGACGCACCGCTGCCAGCCGATATTCCCGACACCAATGCCAGCAAGACCGGCCGCGCCCAGGTGCTGAAACTTGCAGCCGAGGAGAGGCTGACCGTCCGCCAACTGGCGCAACGCTACGGTGGCTATGCCGGCCTCGCCTTCGTCGGCACGCCCGCAAGCATTGCCGACGAGATGGAACGCTGGCTGGAGGAGGAAGGCTCGGACGGCTTCAATATCGTCTTCCCCTATCTGCCGCAGGGTCTTCTTGACGTCACCGAGCGACTGGTTCCGGAGCTTCAGCGCCGCGGCCTGTTCCGCAGCGAATATGACGGCACGACGCTGCGCGAACATCTTGGCTTGCCGCGGCCGGAGAACCGGTTTTTCGCAGCCCCCACGTGA
- a CDS encoding sugar ABC transporter ATP-binding protein, with protein MPLLQIDNITRSFGSTRALAGAALSMERGEIVALMGANGAGKSTLVKILSGVLAADGGMVSFDGRPFAPRSPAEAARAGVVTVHQSTDLVGAAGLTVADALLLNRFADRSTPFFVSRAGIRHAAQAMLDAAGFSLPLDRDFGELTSADRQLVAIARALANRADLLILDEPTASLSGEESRRLFDILLKLRERGLAILYISHRTADLEAIADRALVMRGGRVVGTFARPIDFSVAIETMIGRRLDAARPDARPAAGPAIFEMRDISLLPGSATFDLSLHEGEVVAVTGVLGAGKSRLLQAIFGVTALRRGAMFLDGRPYRPKNPAEAIAAGVAMAAEDRHRSSLMPPAWPGHSLSATISLPHLGKWYPHGFLLGGRERREAEQAIARFGIKAAGPLASIWSLSGGNQQKAVIARWEAEPSRLLLLDEPFQGVDVGARHDIIRAIRSRTDRATLIATSDPEEAYEVADRILVIDRHVLESAAGGFAALSAIQGISA; from the coding sequence ATGCCGCTTCTTCAGATTGACAACATCACCCGCAGCTTCGGCTCGACACGGGCGCTTGCCGGTGCCGCTCTTTCGATGGAGCGTGGCGAGATCGTGGCGCTGATGGGGGCCAACGGGGCGGGCAAATCGACGCTGGTCAAGATCCTGTCCGGCGTGCTTGCGGCCGATGGCGGCATGGTCAGTTTCGACGGCCGCCCTTTTGCGCCGCGCAGTCCGGCCGAAGCGGCAAGAGCCGGCGTCGTCACCGTGCATCAGTCGACCGATCTGGTCGGCGCCGCCGGATTGACCGTCGCCGATGCCCTGCTTCTCAACCGGTTCGCCGATCGCAGTACGCCCTTCTTCGTCTCGCGCGCCGGCATTCGCCACGCCGCACAGGCCATGCTCGATGCTGCCGGTTTCAGCCTGCCGCTCGATCGTGATTTCGGCGAACTCACCAGCGCCGACCGGCAACTCGTGGCAATCGCCCGGGCGCTTGCCAACCGCGCCGACCTCCTCATCCTCGACGAGCCGACGGCGAGCCTTTCCGGAGAGGAAAGCCGCCGCCTCTTCGATATTCTGCTCAAGCTTCGCGAGCGGGGCCTGGCAATCCTCTATATCTCTCATCGCACAGCCGATCTCGAAGCCATCGCCGACCGCGCGCTCGTCATGCGCGGCGGTCGTGTCGTCGGCACCTTCGCGCGGCCAATCGATTTTTCGGTCGCCATCGAGACGATGATCGGCCGCAGGCTGGATGCGGCGCGGCCGGATGCGCGGCCCGCGGCGGGGCCGGCGATTTTCGAAATGCGCGATATCAGCCTGCTGCCCGGAAGTGCGACCTTCGATCTGTCATTGCACGAAGGCGAGGTGGTGGCGGTCACCGGCGTGCTCGGCGCCGGCAAGAGCCGGCTGCTGCAGGCGATCTTCGGCGTGACGGCGCTTCGCCGTGGCGCGATGTTTCTCGATGGCCGTCCCTACCGGCCGAAAAACCCGGCCGAAGCGATCGCTGCGGGTGTCGCAATGGCGGCCGAAGACCGGCATCGTTCCTCGCTGATGCCGCCGGCATGGCCCGGCCATTCGCTGTCAGCAACGATCAGCCTGCCGCATCTCGGCAAATGGTATCCCCACGGTTTTCTCCTCGGCGGACGGGAGCGGCGCGAGGCCGAGCAGGCGATTGCCCGTTTCGGCATCAAGGCCGCCGGCCCGCTCGCTTCGATCTGGTCGCTGTCCGGCGGCAACCAGCAGAAGGCGGTGATCGCCCGCTGGGAGGCAGAACCAAGCCGGCTGCTGCTGCTCGACGAACCGTTCCAGGGCGTCGACGTCGGCGCCCGCCATGACATCATCCGGGCAATCCGTTCCCGCACCGACCGGGCGACGCTGATCGCGACCTCCGATCCGGAGGAGGCGTATGAGGTGGCCGACCGCATCCTGGTCATCGACCGCCACGTGTTGGAATCCGCTGCAGGCGGCTTTGCCGCTCTTTCCGCCATTCAGGGAATTTCCGCATGA
- a CDS encoding SfnB family sulfur acquisition oxidoreductase: MNNVLRQADQIRPVADRIGSDEEAIATARRLAAQFAASAAHRDSDRILPFAELDLLAQSGLLAITVPAQYGGLDVSNAVLAEITAILSEADGSIGQIPQNHFYILEALRTDGSEEQQRYFFGRVLAGDRFGNALSERGTKTVGHYNTRITRDGPGYRINGRKFYSTGVLFADWITVFALDAEERLTMAFVPKGTQGVEVVDDWDGFGQRTTGSGTTILDNVYVSADSVVFHHKGFERPTTIGSVGQIIHAGIDLGIARAAFAETLEFVRTKSRPWMDSGLDRASDDPLTIAKVGQIAIRLEAATALVERAGHKVDAAQVETTEQKVVEATLAVAAAKVLTTEVALEASNTLFELAGTSSVQIGLNLDRHWRNARTHTLHDPVRWKYHVVGNYHLNGVTPPKNGAL; this comes from the coding sequence ATGAATAACGTGCTGAGGCAAGCAGATCAGATCCGGCCGGTGGCCGACCGTATCGGCAGCGATGAGGAAGCGATCGCAACCGCCCGCAGGCTGGCGGCGCAATTTGCGGCAAGCGCCGCGCACCGCGACAGCGACCGGATACTGCCCTTTGCCGAACTCGACCTGCTCGCGCAGTCCGGCCTTCTGGCGATCACCGTGCCGGCGCAATATGGCGGGTTGGACGTCTCGAACGCGGTGCTCGCCGAAATCACGGCGATCCTTTCCGAAGCGGACGGTTCGATCGGTCAGATTCCGCAGAACCATTTCTATATCCTCGAAGCCTTGAGAACGGACGGCAGCGAAGAGCAGCAGCGCTATTTCTTCGGCCGGGTGCTTGCCGGCGACCGGTTCGGCAATGCGCTTTCCGAGCGCGGCACGAAGACGGTCGGGCACTACAACACGCGCATCACCCGCGACGGCCCGGGCTACCGGATCAATGGCCGCAAATTCTATTCCACAGGCGTGCTCTTTGCCGATTGGATCACCGTCTTCGCACTCGATGCGGAGGAGCGGCTGACCATGGCCTTCGTGCCGAAGGGCACCCAGGGCGTCGAGGTCGTCGACGACTGGGACGGTTTTGGCCAGCGCACCACCGGCAGCGGCACGACGATCCTCGACAATGTCTATGTCAGCGCCGATTCCGTGGTCTTCCATCACAAGGGCTTCGAACGGCCGACGACGATCGGCTCGGTCGGCCAGATCATCCATGCCGGTATCGATCTCGGCATCGCGCGGGCAGCTTTTGCCGAAACGCTTGAGTTCGTCAGGACGAAATCGCGCCCTTGGATGGATAGCGGCCTCGACCGCGCCTCCGACGATCCGCTGACGATCGCCAAGGTCGGCCAGATCGCCATCCGGCTGGAAGCCGCGACCGCTCTTGTCGAACGCGCCGGCCACAAGGTGGATGCCGCGCAGGTCGAGACGACGGAACAAAAGGTGGTCGAGGCCACGCTTGCAGTCGCCGCCGCCAAGGTGCTGACGACTGAGGTGGCGCTCGAGGCCTCGAATACGCTCTTCGAGCTCGCCGGAACCTCGTCGGTGCAGATCGGCCTCAATCTCGACCGCCACTGGCGCAATGCCCGCACCCATACGCTGCACGATCCGGTACGCTGGAAATATCACGTCGTCGGCAACTATCATCTGAACGGCGTGACGCCGCCGAAGAACGGCGCGCTCTGA